DNA from Drosophila busckii strain San Diego stock center, stock number 13000-0081.31 chromosome 2R, ASM1175060v1, whole genome shotgun sequence:
TaagaaaatacatttataatgtttatacgaatctaaattaataatttctcATTTTTGTCGAGCGTAGTGCGTTTGCTATCGGgtgtatatatagtagtgtgttatgtacttatgtatatatgtaactCATACTTAGGATgtgttgcaaacaaaacaagccgCCAATTATAGATTCATCTGCacttgttgattttgttttgcagacGCTTTGGGCTCACATCGTGGCTACTTAGAGAGACTAACTAGAGTGTTTAGTAGAAGAGGTTCGTCAGTGACTTGGATGTCTAAATAGTaggtttatatatatataactatatgctatatactatttacaatttattgttgtcgttTGTTTTATGTTCGTATCGAAaccatacatatacatatacatactttCATATGGTATTGTAAAGATGTCTAAATTATTTCACcgtttattatacaaatttccAACTGTCGGGTAATACAAACTCTCTATCTTTCTCTCTATAAACTGCCGCTGTTATCTATcaactataatatatatatattcatataaatttttgtgcgGAAGACtacatttttacttttataattattattactgcaGTAAAGTTAAAGTTCTTTAggaaaagtttgtttttgaaattttatattattctgTTTGACTTTGAGCAGTGTAGCTGCCCAAAGCTTTGGCTATtccaaatattgtttatagtaGTAGCTATGGAGTTTTACAGAGATTTCTTATCAGTTGGAAATGCAATTTGGGAACACAACTCTTGGCTGCTACGAGGCGACACTCTACAAAATCCGTATAGAGCGTGTCGAGCAGAGGTATTCGCAATAATAATGCTCaaaatacttattatatagtacaatataaatatgtttgtattcGTGAATACAGTATAAGTTTGCTCAACTTTCTGCTTCTGTTTTTAGTTTGAATATATCACAATTTAGtctttttaaatctttttcaatataagtatatagtatatatatatatttatatatctattgAGGAGCGCATTTCGCCGCCCagattgctttttgttttcctttCCCTTtcagcaattacaaaaaatacttttgcctaAAGGCTTCACTCTAACGTTGTATAGGCCTTATGCCTATGCTTGAAATTTTGCGTTGGGGGCGTCTCTTAACTTGCATAGGAACGTCGCACGGGAACTGGCGGAGGAATTTTGGATTTAcgttgcggttgctgctgctgctgctgcgttgcaaGCTTCTGCGTCGTTTGTGGCGAAGGTGACGAGGGCGTTGACGAATTGGAGTTGGTTGATGAAGTGGATGTGGAGTTGATGCATGTTGGTATGCGGGTGGGCTGTGCCTTGTGGCTCTTTGGCAAATCCGTTGACTTTGTTTCCTGCAATGccgaaaatttaattaaaaattccaaagCTTCAAAGCTAACTATAGATTTACCTTCTTTGGTGAAACAAGCGCTGCGGCCTGCACTGGCGATGTGACACGCTTCCAGCCATTGCTGCGACGCCAGGAATTAGAGGGCGGCGCATGCCGCTGCAGCATGCGCTCCTTTAGCTTGGAGACCACAGATGGCGAGGGCGGTGGCTCTTTGGACATTTTGGCCATCAGAGCACAGCTAATGCTGTCGCTGCGCACCACGCTGGACTCCAGCTCGCGTCGCTGATTGTGGCGCAAAATGCAGCTGGGCTCCTGATCCTCCAGCACCGACTTGGACTTGACCAGCACATGCGGCGGTCGACGCAGCTccgttttaataatttgtgctATGCATTGCTGTTCGTTCAAAGGCGCCACAGCCTGCGCCATGTTAATCATGGGCACATCCTCAATTTCAATGTCGCTGACACGACGTCGACACTCTTCAATGACAGCATAGTCATGCTCCTCCTCCACGGGCAGCGGCTCTTGCGGCGCTGGCTGCGTAGGCGATAGCTCGTCCGTTtcgctgctggagcagctggtgAGCTGAGCACGTCCTGCCTCGCTGGGCGTGGGACTGACGCGCGCCTTGGCTTGACTTTCCGACATGCTGGAGTCCTGTTCATCAtcctcctcatcatcatcatcttcgtCCTCATCGTCCGTTTCGCCCTCAAGATAGGAGAACAAACTGCGCGAGGAGTTGGAGCGTATGTTGACCAGCTTATAAAAATCGTTGGTAAAGTCTGTGCAGGCCACTTCCTCATCCTCCGAGTAGACAAGCTGCAATAATAATGGTGTAAGCTTATGTTTTATAATCAGATTGAGCGGACGCaccttttgctgcagcagctgagcaatgCCATCGGCCACGGAGTCAGTCTCTACGGTTGTTGAATTGATAAAGTCGGCGGAGGGCCAAAGCCAGTCCTGCTCACGCTTTcgacgctgcagcagctgctgttgatgttgctcaCGCTCGTCGTCAAAGGTTATCACAGCCAGTTCCTCCTGCGACATGCTCCAGTCTTCCATTTCGGTGGAGCAGGGCTCAGCGGGCAGCAGCCACTGCTCTGGCTCCTCGGGCAAGTCCTCCAGATGCCCGTTCGAGGGCTGCGGCTGGCCGCTGCTCATGGTGCAGTAGCCCTCGTCACGCCCCTTAACCGGACTCGCCGACAGCGCTGCATTCTGCGCCTCCAGATCACGCACGCGACCCTTCAGCATGCTGACCTCGTCCCGCAAATTGTCCTCGGCCACAATGGCGTCCACCACCTTGCGCATCACATCGTCCAGGCAATGCTCGTACTGACGTATGCGAGTCAAGAGCGCGCGATTCTCCTGCTGCATCGAGTGCAGCAGACTCTCCTGCCGTGCAAAGCGTGtctgcaaaaaagaaagatgGAGACTCTGTTAGTTAACAGCACTGTTAACAGTAGCCAGGGCCTTGCACTGACAGCTGCACTGACGAGGGTCGCAACATCATTTATCACACAAATTTAGAGCTCAAGTGCTAAATGCATTCACACTCAATCTCAGCCCCCAGTTCAGACCACAAATTGATCGAGTACACAACTTGTTAGCCGACTCGAAGGTCAATGCAGCATTTGAATGTGGTTAAAACCTTGGCGCTCATTAGAGTCGCTTTAACAAATTCGAGAAAAAAAAGATtggaaaaaaaattag
Protein-coding regions in this window:
- the LOC108597289 gene encoding uncharacterized protein DDB_G0284459 isoform X2 is translated as MFAGIRKRLARKQNEKDCDDDDKDDVHDIMPPANYIQISQGKIQLVHQARSLELETGARTPAALTLERSGGGSGGDKNQCGSPIFEQELREQIENMNRIMKSKERKQLQTCRDHKALQTRFARQESLLHSMQQENRALLTRIRQYEHCLDDVMRKVVDAIVAEDNLRDEVSMLKGRVRDLEAQNAALSASPVKGRDEGYCTMSSGQPQPSNGHLEDLPEEPEQWLLPAEPCSTEMEDWSMSQEELAVITFDDEREQHQQQLLQRRKREQDWLWPSADFINSTTVETDSVADGIAQLLQQKLVYSEDEEVACTDFTNDFYKLVNIRSNSSRSLFSYLEGETDDEDEDDDDEEDDEQDSSMSESQAKARVSPTPSEAGRAQLTSCSSSETDELSPTQPAPQEPLPVEEEHDYAVIEECRRRVSDIEIEDVPMINMAQAVAPLNEQQCIAQIIKTELRRPPHVLVKSKSVLEDQEPSCILRHNQRRELESSVVRSDSISCALMAKMSKEPPPSPSVVSKLKERMLQRHAPPSNSWRRSNGWKRVTSPVQAAALVSPKKETKSTDLPKSHKAQPTRIPTCINSTSTSSTNSNSSTPSSPSPQTTQKLATQQQQQQPQRKSKIPPPVPVRRSYAS
- the LOC108597289 gene encoding uncharacterized protein DDB_G0284459 isoform X4, whose amino-acid sequence is MFAGIRKRLARKQNEKDCDDDDKDDVHDIMPPANYIQISQGKIQLVHQARSLELETGARTPAALTLERSGGGSGGDKTRFARQESLLHSMQQENRALLTRIRQYEHCLDDVMRKVVDAIVAEDNLRDEVSMLKGRVRDLEAQNAALSASPVKGRDEGYCTMSSGQPQPSNGHLEDLPEEPEQWLLPAEPCSTEMEDWSMSQEELAVITFDDEREQHQQQLLQRRKREQDWLWPSADFINSTTVETDSVADGIAQLLQQKLVYSEDEEVACTDFTNDFYKLVNIRSNSSRSLFSYLEGETDDEDEDDDDEEDDEQDSSMSESQAKARVSPTPSEAGRAQLTSCSSSETDELSPTQPAPQEPLPVEEEHDYAVIEECRRRVSDIEIEDVPMINMAQAVAPLNEQQCIAQIIKTELRRPPHVLVKSKSVLEDQEPSCILRHNQRRELESSVVRSDSISCALMAKMSKEPPPSPSVVSKLKERMLQRHAPPSNSWRRSNGWKRVTSPVQAAALVSPKKETKSTDLPKSHKAQPTRIPTCINSTSTSSTNSNSSTPSSPSPQTTQKLATQQQQQQPQRKSKIPPPVPVRRSYAS
- the LOC108597289 gene encoding uncharacterized protein DDB_G0284459 isoform X3, translating into MFAGIRKRLARKQNEKDCDDDDKDDVHDIMPPANYIQISQGKIQLVHQARSLELETGARTPAALTLERSGGGSGGDKDLLEKRIIEVEGALLRLQEQFQNTRFARQESLLHSMQQENRALLTRIRQYEHCLDDVMRKVVDAIVAEDNLRDEVSMLKGRVRDLEAQNAALSASPVKGRDEGYCTMSSGQPQPSNGHLEDLPEEPEQWLLPAEPCSTEMEDWSMSQEELAVITFDDEREQHQQQLLQRRKREQDWLWPSADFINSTTVETDSVADGIAQLLQQKLVYSEDEEVACTDFTNDFYKLVNIRSNSSRSLFSYLEGETDDEDEDDDDEEDDEQDSSMSESQAKARVSPTPSEAGRAQLTSCSSSETDELSPTQPAPQEPLPVEEEHDYAVIEECRRRVSDIEIEDVPMINMAQAVAPLNEQQCIAQIIKTELRRPPHVLVKSKSVLEDQEPSCILRHNQRRELESSVVRSDSISCALMAKMSKEPPPSPSVVSKLKERMLQRHAPPSNSWRRSNGWKRVTSPVQAAALVSPKKETKSTDLPKSHKAQPTRIPTCINSTSTSSTNSNSSTPSSPSPQTTQKLATQQQQQQPQRKSKIPPPVPVRRSYAS
- the LOC108597289 gene encoding uncharacterized protein DDB_G0284459 isoform X1, coding for MFAGIRKRLARKQNEKDCDDDDKDDVHDIMPPANYIQISQGKIQLVHQARSLELETGARTPAALTLERSGGGSGGDKDLLEKRIIEVEGALLRLQEQFQNNQCGSPIFEQELREQIENMNRIMKSKERKQLQTCRDHKALQTRFARQESLLHSMQQENRALLTRIRQYEHCLDDVMRKVVDAIVAEDNLRDEVSMLKGRVRDLEAQNAALSASPVKGRDEGYCTMSSGQPQPSNGHLEDLPEEPEQWLLPAEPCSTEMEDWSMSQEELAVITFDDEREQHQQQLLQRRKREQDWLWPSADFINSTTVETDSVADGIAQLLQQKLVYSEDEEVACTDFTNDFYKLVNIRSNSSRSLFSYLEGETDDEDEDDDDEEDDEQDSSMSESQAKARVSPTPSEAGRAQLTSCSSSETDELSPTQPAPQEPLPVEEEHDYAVIEECRRRVSDIEIEDVPMINMAQAVAPLNEQQCIAQIIKTELRRPPHVLVKSKSVLEDQEPSCILRHNQRRELESSVVRSDSISCALMAKMSKEPPPSPSVVSKLKERMLQRHAPPSNSWRRSNGWKRVTSPVQAAALVSPKKETKSTDLPKSHKAQPTRIPTCINSTSTSSTNSNSSTPSSPSPQTTQKLATQQQQQQPQRKSKIPPPVPVRRSYAS